TCTTCCGGAAGGTCTTCCAAATTCTCTACGAGGAGACGCCCGAAGTATTTCTCGCCTTCGAGCACCGTTACTTCGGCGTCCACCCGGCCGTGCGCGGCTTCGTAACGGACAATAACGAGTCTCTGGATTCCAATGAGGGAGGAATCTTTAAAGTCTGGCTGACGAAGTAAGATTCATGCTTCGACAAGCTCAGCACGAACGGAAAAGATTACCTCATATAATCTCCGTTCGCCCTGAGACTGTCGAAGGGGCTTAGCATTAGCATTCGATTGAAGGGAGAAATCCCATGAAAAAATATTCCCTTGGGTTGATCGGTGTGATTTTTCTGGCGCTGCCGCTTATGGTTGGGTCGCAGGAGGCGAAGCCCAAGCGCGGCGGCAAGCTCACCTTCGGCATCGAGCGGGACATCAGCACGATGAACCCGTTCGTCCGGATCAGCTCCACCGACCGATACGTGCGCGGGCTCTTCTACGAGGCGCTGATCGACGAGGATACCAAAGGCGCGCCGGTCCCCGCCCTGGCCGAGTCGTGGAACATCTCGAAAGACGGCCTCACGTACACTTTTAAAATCAGACACGGGGTCAAGTTTCACAACGGCGCGGAATTGACGGCCGAGGACGTGAAATGGTGCATCGACTACGTCATGGAGCCGAAGAATGGCTCGGAGGGATATTCTTATCTGCGCGAAGTGAAGGGCGTCGCGATGCCGGACCGGTACACGATTGAATTCACGCTCAAGGAGCCGAACGCGGCGTTTCTTTCCTATCTCAGCCTGCGCGCGTTCCCGGTCGTGCCCAAAGGCTCCGTCCAGGCGGGAATGGACAGAGTAGACACTTTCGCTCCCGGCACCGGGCCGTTCGTCTTCAAGGAATGGAAAAAGCTGAGCCACGTTTCGTTTACCCGCAACAAGGACTACTGGCAAAAGGACGTGCCGTTTCTCGACGAGGTCACGGTCAAGGTCGCGGAAGATCCGACGGTGCGCTTCACGGCGCTGCGCGCCGGAGATCTCGACATGATCGAAAGAACCCCTTACGCGTTCGTGAAGAAAGCCGAGAGCGGCTCCGTCCCCGGCATCCGAGCCACACCCGCTCCCTATGCCGGCTTCAGACGCATTATTTTCAACGTCGTCGAGCCGCCGTTTAATAATGTTAAGCTGCGCCAGGCGGTGGCCCACGCGATCGATCGCAAGCAGTTTATCCAGGGGGCGTTTTGGGGTTACGGCAACCCGACGAACCAACGTTTTCCGGAAGGCAGCCCCTGGCACTTCAAGCTCCCGGACCGAGAGCGCAGCCCGACGAAGGTGAAGGCGCTGCTCAAGGAAGCCGGCGTCGCCCCGGACTTCGAAATCGAGCTGCTCGCGCGCCGCGGCGTCGAGGATGAGCAGCAGGTTCTCCAGCAGCAGTTGACGACCGCCGGCATCAAGATGAAAATCAACAGTCTCGAAGGCGCCACCTACCGCGAGCACCAGAGGACCGGAACCTTCCAGATGATTCTTTACGGGGGCGACACGCCTTCGGACCCGTCCGACGTTTACCCCCAGGAGTACGGGTGCGACGAAAAAGCCATCCAAGCGAAGAAGCGCACCGCCAACGTCTCGGGCTATTGCAATAAAGAGCTGGACAAAATTTTGCTCGAGGCTAGTAAAATGACCGACCAAAAGAAGCGCCACGAGCTTTATGCGGCAAAAGTAGCGCGGGTCCTGTACGACGAGCTTCCCGAGATTCCGCTCGTCTACGTGCCGCGGTTCTTTACCTACAACGATAAGGTCAAAGGATTCACGACCGACGGAGACGGTCGCTTCAACGGCGTGAACTTTGGATTATCGAGGGTCTGGGTCGATCGATAGATGTGCTTCGATCCTTCGGCGGAGTCTATCCTGAGCGAAGTCGAAGGCTCAGGACAGGCAAACTCGGCGCGAACGGAAACCGCGATCTTGTCGGTCTTTCATTC
The window above is part of the Candidatus Binatia bacterium genome. Proteins encoded here:
- a CDS encoding ABC transporter substrate-binding protein, coding for MKKYSLGLIGVIFLALPLMVGSQEAKPKRGGKLTFGIERDISTMNPFVRISSTDRYVRGLFYEALIDEDTKGAPVPALAESWNISKDGLTYTFKIRHGVKFHNGAELTAEDVKWCIDYVMEPKNGSEGYSYLREVKGVAMPDRYTIEFTLKEPNAAFLSYLSLRAFPVVPKGSVQAGMDRVDTFAPGTGPFVFKEWKKLSHVSFTRNKDYWQKDVPFLDEVTVKVAEDPTVRFTALRAGDLDMIERTPYAFVKKAESGSVPGIRATPAPYAGFRRIIFNVVEPPFNNVKLRQAVAHAIDRKQFIQGAFWGYGNPTNQRFPEGSPWHFKLPDRERSPTKVKALLKEAGVAPDFEIELLARRGVEDEQQVLQQQLTTAGIKMKINSLEGATYREHQRTGTFQMILYGGDTPSDPSDVYPQEYGCDEKAIQAKKRTANVSGYCNKELDKILLEASKMTDQKKRHELYAAKVARVLYDELPEIPLVYVPRFFTYNDKVKGFTTDGDGRFNGVNFGLSRVWVDR